Genomic segment of Candidatus Hydrogenedentota bacterium:
TGCTCCCAGTCGGGGAAGGCGCTTTTCCAGGCGGCGTTCAGCGCGTCCAGGCTCCCGTGGCGTTCCTGGAGAAACGCCACCAGCGCCGCGCGGGCGGGCTGGGTGGGCGGGCTCTTCAGGCAACCGTCCCCCACGCCCTCCCAGGCCAGCTCGTTGTCCACAAAGTAGCCGATGCAGAGCGGGTTTTCCGCGTGGGCCTGCGCGATGCCCGCGAGGGCCTTGTCCACGGCCGCCTCAAATTCAGGGGAATAGACATCCATCATCTTCGCCCAATATCCCTTTGCCGCCTCAATCTTCGGCACCCCCCACAGGCCCGTGGAGACCACATAGGGGAGGGGGCTGTTCTCCAGCACGTCCTGCTGGCTCCAGTTCCCCAGCGTGTTGAACCCCCAGTGCCCCAGCCGGGCATAGGCGCTGTCCCGCCAGCGTTCGGGCCACGGTTCCCCGTGCTTTCGACGCAGGTTCGCCCGGTAGAAACTGAAGGTGCGCCCCCCGCCGCCGATGGGCTCCGCCATGCTGTGCACCCCCCTGACCTCGCCAAAGAACCCGCCGAACACCGGGTCGTCCGGGGCGGGCAGCCACTCAAACCAGGGCTCGCGCTTCTCCACGAAGGTCTGCTCCCACGTGCCCACGCAGTCCATGCCCACGGAGAAGAAGAGCCGCCCCTCGGGCGTGACGAGCCACCATTTCCCGTCCACCTTCTCCGTTCGGAACCAGCCCGTCGCCTCCAGCTGCGGCCCCTTGGTCCAGCCGCCAAACCGGTCCCGGTCGCGGACATGGGGGGATTTCGCCCAGGCGCGCTCTTCGCGCCGCCGCCTTTCTTGAAACTCCCCCTCCTTCCGGAGTTTTCCGGGCCAGTCGGCGTGGAGATACTGTCCGAACCGGTTGATGAACGGAAGGGGGACCCCCGCCGCGCCCCCTTCTCCGAAGAGGGTGATCTTCTCGAGCACCAGCGTGTGCTCCCGGGCCGGCCGGGGCAGGAAGACCTGAAACGCCGTGATGCGCGCCGGGTCAATGACCTCCCCCTCCCCGCGCGGGGGAAGCACGGGCACCCCGCGCATGCCCCAGAGGGTGTCGGCCTCGCTGGATTTGAACCGCATCCTCAAGACGGCGCGCCCCTTGGGGGGCGCGGAACAGGCGGCGGTGTTGGTGGCGTGCCAGCCGTCCGCCCCGGCGTTGTCCACGCGCAGGGAGAAGTCAACCGGCTCGCCCGCCGGGTTGAACACCTGCACGGCGATGCCCGCCCGGCCCGACCAGTCCCACACTCCGCCGGCCGGCGGGGTGAACAGGACCTGCGGCCATTCCGCGGTTCCAAACCGCACCTCCAGCCCGCCGCCCCTTCGTTTGGCCGGAGCCGTTTCCGCATGATGGGTGACGGCATTCGCCGGCAGCAGCCCGGCGGAAAGATCAAACAGGGGCTCCTCGTTCGGGACGGCGGACAAGGCCGCCGTGCACGCCAGCACCGCCGCGAAAACCATGAAAAAAGCCTCCTTTGTCCCTGTCCGTCCGCACCCAGTCCAAAAGGCGGATCATGGGGTCGTCGGAATATCCGCCTGCCCGGGGGATTTTGCGGCATGGCGGGCGGCCCGCGCAACCCCGCCCCCCAGCCGTGTTCTTCACCGGCGCGCAGCCCCCGTTTGTCTGGCGGTCCAGGCGGGTGTCTCCCGCCGCAAACCGCAGAAAAAGGGAGATGCTCCGGTGGAACAAAAAAGGGGGAATATGGTATAAACCGGCAGGGTTGTTCGGTACAGAGGACGTGCAGCCCCAAATTTCCAACTAGGAGGTGCCGTGGTCAAAGTCTTATATGTTGATTGGGACACCCGAGCGGGGGCCTGGGTTCGGGATGTTCTTTCGGCTGCGGGGATCGAGTGCATGCTCGAAACGCGCGGGGGGCGTGTCTGCGATGTGCTCAAGCAAAGCGGGGCCTCCGCCGTGCTCATGGAAGTGATGCTTCCCGAGGTGAGCGGGTTTGAAACCTGCCGCCGCATCCGCGCGGACCGGGACCTCTTCACCCTTCCCGTCATGCTCGTCTCGTCCATGTCCGCCGAGGAGGAGCTTCACCACGGTCTGGGGCAGGGGGCGGACGACTTTCTGCCGAAGCCCTGCGATCCCGCAACGCTCACCGCCCGCCTGAAGGCCCTGCTGGACGGGGCCGTCGGGCTGGACGAGCCGGACCCCCTGACCGCGCTGATGAACCACCGCATGGCCAAGTACGAGATACAGCACCGCATCAGCCGAAAGTCCCGTTTCGCGCTGGCGTGCATGGAACTCGTCAACCTGGTGGAGTTCGGGCGCGCCAAGGGGGTGGACGCGCGCAACAAGGCCCTTCGCCACGCAGCGCGCATCCTCGAGGCCGCCGGGGAGCGGATCAAGGACCCCGGTTTCCTTGTCGCGCACATGGGCGCGGGGCACTTCGTCGCCATGCTCTCCCCCGGAAGCGCCGAACGGTTCTGCAAGGCCGCGCACAAGTCCTGGCAGGAGCACGAGCCGGAGCTCTATGAGGCCCTGGGGATCACCGCGGCCGTCGCGGAGCATGAGAGGAGCCGGGGCCACGCAGGAGGCGTGCCCCCCGTCCGCGCCCTGGTCTACTGCACCGGGGTCCGGGCCTCCGCCGGGCACAGCGTCCAAGCGTGCTTCGAGAACCTCGCGCAACTGCGCCTGCACGCGCGCGGCCTCGGGGAGGGCGTCTACACCGACCGGCGGGTCCAGTAGAAAACGCCGCCGCACCCCTGCGGGAACGGCGGCGCCCATGGATGTTCGCCTGCGAGGAGCTCCGCGTTATTTCGCCTTGTCCGCCGCCTTCAACTCCTCCACAAACCCAATGTACTGACGCTTCGCCTCGTCCTGCGGCGTGCCCTCCAGCTCCTTCCACTTGTCATACTTCGCCCGCGCGACAAAGTCCAGCATCCCCGGACGGGACCCCGCGCAGTCGCCCGCCGACGCCTGCTTATACAGGGCGTACAGTTTCAGTTTCGCCAGATTGTCCGGGGCCTCCGACAACTGGGTGACCTCATCACTTGCCTGTTTGAACCGGGCGTCAAGATCGTCGGACATGGGGTGACTCCTTTTCGGTTAAGGCCAATGTTCGCGCGCGCCATGGTGCCCGCGCGTGCCCTATTGTATACAAGAATTTAGCAGAATTGTCAAGTGCGGCGTCGGAACTCACTCCGGAGCAGGCGATGGTATACTGGACAACGATCCGTGCCGCGCCAATTGCGTCAGGGCGGGAGAAATGAAACCAAGAACCAAGATGGACGAGATCATGGAGACGGTCTTCCGGAAATTCTTTTCCGGACAGGCAGTGGCCGCCGCCCCGGAGCTGACGGTGGCGGAAGGCGACGGCGCGGTGCGGTGTCTGGCGTGCGGGCACCGGTGTCTGGTGCGGCCGGGTCGGCGGGGGGTGTGCCGGGTGCGGGTCAATGAGGGGGGCGCACTGAAGGTGCCCTTCGGGTATGTGGCGGGGCTGGCGGCGGACCCGGTGGAGAAGAAGCCGTTCTATCATGTGAAGCCCGGGCGCGTGGCGCTGTCGTTCGGCATGCTGGGGTGCAACCTGCGCTGCCCCTTCTGCCAGAACTGGAACACGAGCCAGGTGCTGCGCGACCCGGCGGCGGGGGCGGCGGCGCACGCCTGCACGGCGCGGGAGATCGCCGAGGCGGGCGAACGCGCCGGGGCGGCGCTGATGGTCAGCACGTACAACGAGCCCCTGATCACGCCGGAATGGGCACGGGCGGTTTTTGAGGAGGCGAGGCCGCGGGGGATGCTGTGCGGTTTTGTGAGCAATGGCTTCGCCACGCCCGAGGCGCTGGATTTCCTGCTTCCCGCGCTGGATGTGTTCAAAGTGGACCTGAAGTGTTTTGACGCGCACCGCTACGGGGAGCTGGGCGGGCGGCTTGCGGAGGTGATGGACACGCTGGAGCGGCTGGTGACGGCGGGGGTGTGGGTCGAGGTGGTGACGCTGCTGGTGCCGGGTTTCAACGACGACGCGGAGGAGCTGCGGCGGCTCGCCGCCTTCCTGCACGGGCTGTCGCCGGACATCCCGTGGCATGTGACGGCGTTCACCCCGCAGTACCGGAAGAAGGGCACCCGACCTACCACGGCGGACGACCTGACCCGGGCGTGGGACATCGGGAAGGCGGCGGGGCTGCGCCATGTCTATACGGGCAACCTGCCCCGGCAGACGGGGTCTCGGGAGAACACCTTCTGCGCCGAGTGCGGCGCGGCGCTGGTGGAGCGTTCCGGATTCCAGGTGCGCGCCCTGCGGCTGTCCGGGGGGAAGTGCCCCGAATGCGGAGCGGCGGCACCGGGCCGGTGGTGAGGCGCGCGCCGCACGGACTGGCACGGACGAACACCGACGGACACGGACAGCATCCGGCAGGCGGAGATGGGGGCTGCGCGAAGGCTCGGGTTTCGGCTCTCTCCGTCCATCTTGTCCATGCCGTCCATTGCGTCCATGCTGATTGAAGGTTTCCCCGGCACCCGCACCATGCCCCCGCCGTTGGGATGCCGCCCGCCGTTGGGGTATGATGAACCCAGCCGGCATGGTGACCGGCCGGGAGCAGGATCATCGTGAACAAGACCGTCGCCGTCATTGCGGGCACGCGGCCCGAGGCCGTGAAGGTGTGCCCTCTCGTGCTGGCCCTGCGGGACCATGCGGAGCTTTCGGGCCGTCTGTGCGTCACCGCGCAGCACCGGCAGATGCTCGACCAGGTTCTGGCCGCTTTCGGGGTCACCCCCGACGCGGATCTCGACCTGATGCGGTCCGGCCAATCCCTGTGCGGGTTCATGGCCCGCGCACTGGAGGGGTTGGACACCCATTTTGCCGCCACCCCGCCGGACCTGGTGCTGGTGCAGGGCGACACGGCCACGGCGTTGGCGGGGGCCATGGCGGCGTTCTACCACCACATTCCCGTGGGGCACGTGGAGGCGGGGCTGCGCACGGGGGATCTGGACGCCCCGTGGCCCGAGGAGGCGAACCGTCTCATGATTTCCCGGATTGCCACCCTTCACTTTGCCCCCACGGGGGAAAGCCGCGACAACCTGCTGCGGGAGGGCGTGGCCCCGGACCGCGTGTTCGTGACGGGCAACACGGGGATAGACGCCCTGTTCATGATG
This window contains:
- a CDS encoding acyl-CoA-binding protein, which codes for MSDDLDARFKQASDEVTQLSEAPDNLAKLKLYALYKQASAGDCAGSRPGMLDFVARAKYDKWKELEGTPQDEAKRQYIGFVEELKAADKAK
- a CDS encoding response regulator; the protein is MVKVLYVDWDTRAGAWVRDVLSAAGIECMLETRGGRVCDVLKQSGASAVLMEVMLPEVSGFETCRRIRADRDLFTLPVMLVSSMSAEEELHHGLGQGADDFLPKPCDPATLTARLKALLDGAVGLDEPDPLTALMNHRMAKYEIQHRISRKSRFALACMELVNLVEFGRAKGVDARNKALRHAARILEAAGERIKDPGFLVAHMGAGHFVAMLSPGSAERFCKAAHKSWQEHEPELYEALGITAAVAEHERSRGHAGGVPPVRALVYCTGVRASAGHSVQACFENLAQLRLHARGLGEGVYTDRRVQ
- the amrS gene encoding AmmeMemoRadiSam system radical SAM enzyme, yielding MKPRTKMDEIMETVFRKFFSGQAVAAAPELTVAEGDGAVRCLACGHRCLVRPGRRGVCRVRVNEGGALKVPFGYVAGLAADPVEKKPFYHVKPGRVALSFGMLGCNLRCPFCQNWNTSQVLRDPAAGAAAHACTAREIAEAGERAGAALMVSTYNEPLITPEWARAVFEEARPRGMLCGFVSNGFATPEALDFLLPALDVFKVDLKCFDAHRYGELGGRLAEVMDTLERLVTAGVWVEVVTLLVPGFNDDAEELRRLAAFLHGLSPDIPWHVTAFTPQYRKKGTRPTTADDLTRAWDIGKAAGLRHVYTGNLPRQTGSRENTFCAECGAALVERSGFQVRALRLSGGKCPECGAAAPGRW